The genomic segment GCGGGAGCCCTCGCGACGCTGCTGCTCCTGCGCCTCCTCGAGCGGGCGTCGCGGGGCCGCGCGCTCGCGTACGCCGCCTCGGTGCTGGTCCTCGGGTGCCTGCAGCTGACCGCGCTGCTGCTGCTCGCCGGGCACGCCGCGCTGGTCCTCGCCGCGCGCCGGGGCGCCACCGCCGAACCCCCGGCCCGGCGCGCGTGGGCGGCGGCGACCGGGAGCGCGCTGCTCCTCCTGCTGCCCCTCGCCTACGTGGGGTCCCGGCAGAGCGGCGTCGTCGGCGGCCTCGAGCCCCCCGGCTGGCAGGACGTCGCGGACCTGCCGGCCGGGCTCTTCGGCGCCTCGACCGTCGGCGGCGCGGTGCTCGTCCTGGCGGCGCTGAGCGCCCTGCGCCGGGACGTCCGCGGGCCGGCCCTGCTGGCGGCGGCGGCGCTGCCGCCGCTCCTGCTGCTCCTGCTGTCCCAGGTGACGCCGCTCTGGCGCGACCGCTACGCCCTCGTGACCCTGCCCGCCTGGGCGCTGCTGGTCGGCGCCGCGCTGGCCCGGGCGGGGCGCCGGGAGGGCGCCCTGGCCCTCGCCGCCCTGGCGCTGCTGGCGCTGCCCGACCAGGTGGACCTGCGCGGCCCGGTCCGCAGCGGGCAGCCGGACTTCCCGGCCCTCGCCGCGGTCCTGGCCGAGCGAGTGCGCGAGGGCGACGCCGTCGTCGTCCCGACCGCCCGCGGGGCGCGCATGCGCCAGGGGCTGCAGGCCTACCTGCCCCCGGGGGCCTGGCCCGAGGACGTGCTCGTGCGCGAGGGCGCGGTCGAGGCCGGCGAGCTGGACGCGGTGGAGTGCGACCCCGCCACCTGCTTCCCCGACCCGCTGCCCCCGCGCGTCTGGGCCGGGTGCCGCCGGGACTGCCGCGACCCCCTCGCCGCGCTCGAGCCCGAGACGGCCCGGCTG from the Vallicoccus soli genome contains:
- a CDS encoding glycosyltransferase family 39 protein, whose protein sequence is MGDLRAALRSPWLPPVALVLVLVLPGIGERALWQDELATRSAVDRSLPDLVLLASHRDGVVAAYYALVQAWSWVAGLSPAALRLPSALGVAAAAGLTAQVGARLAGRRAGLLAGLVLAVLPAVAQYGQEARAYGLTMAAGALATLLLLRLLERASRGRALAYAASVLVLGCLQLTALLLLAGHAALVLAARRGATAEPPARRAWAAATGSALLLLLPLAYVGSRQSGVVGGLEPPGWQDVADLPAGLFGASTVGGAVLVLAALSALRRDVRGPALLAAAALPPLLLLLLSQVTPLWRDRYALVTLPAWALLVGAALARAGRREGALALAALALLALPDQVDLRGPVRSGQPDFPALAAVLAERVREGDAVVVPTARGARMRQGLQAYLPPGAWPEDVLVREGAVEAGELDAVECDPATCFPDPLPPRVWAGCRRDCRDPLAALEPETARLLRGAYEVERTWRAGAGAVSLLVLR